The DNA segment TATAACTTAATTGCGTCTTTAAATTGATCCACATTGTAATAGACGTTAGCTAAGTTGTAATAAATTGCTCCGTTTTCAGGATCTAACGTTAAGGCTTTCTGGAAAAAACGTTCAGCTTTTTCAATTTCTCCTGCTTCAGCCAATAATATTCCTGCATTTATGTAATTTTCAACCTCTTTTGGTTCAGCTTCTATATTTTCAAATAATGCTTTTAACGCTGTTTCAAATTGACCTTGTTTTATTAATTCATAAATTTGTTGTTGATTCACTTAAAAAACCTCTTTTCTGCATCTTATTATAACATTTTCATATAGGTGGAAACATTCATTTTAAAAAAAGAGATTAGAACAGATGCGGATTACAAAGAGTCTTTAATACTCTTGTTGTGCACTTGTTCTAATCTCTCACCTTAATTCATTAATGATTAAACGACATAACTCAATTGACCTGATTGTTTATACACGTCATCAATAGTAGCGCCACCTAGACACACATCACCATCGTAAAATACAACTGCTTGACCAGGTGTAATTGCTCTAACTGGTTCATCAAATGTAACTCGAACTGAATTATCGCTTTCTTTTGATACGAAAACTTTTGTATCTTTTTGTCTATATCTAAATTTAGCCGTACAATTAAAGCCATTTTCTAAATCGACAGGGTTCACAAATGAAATATCTGAAGCAATTAGATAATCACTATATAATGCTTCATTGTGGAAGCCTTGTTCAACGTAAAGCACGTTATCATTTAGATTCTTTCCTACAACAAACCATGGGTCGCCGTCTCCACCTATGCCAAGACCATGACGCTGGCCTATTGTATAATACATTAATCCTGCATGAGTGCCTACTTTTTCGCCTGCTAATGTACGCATGTCACCTGATTGTGCAGGTAAATAGTTAGATAAGAATTCTTTGAAATTACGTTCGCCTATGAAACAAATTCCAGTAGAATCTTTCTTTTTAGCCGTGGCTAAATCTTGTTCTTCAGCAATTTTACGAACTTCTTTCTTATCGATATCACCAATTGGGAACATGACATGTTTTAGTTGTGATTGAGATAATTGATTTAAGAAATAAGTTTGGTCTTTGTTATTGTCTACACCGCGTAGCATTTCTACATGACCATCTTCATGTCGTCTTACACGCGCGTAGTGTCCTGTCGCTACATAGTCTGCGCCTAATTTTAAAGCATGTTCTAAAAATGCTTTAAATTTAATTTCTTTATTACACATCACATCAGGATTTGGTGTACGTCCTTTTTTATATTCGTCCAAGAAGTAAGTAAATACTTTGTCCCAATATTCTTGTTCGAAATTCACCGCATAGTATGGAATTCCAATTTGGTTACACACTTCAATGACATCATTATAATCTTCTGTAGCTGTACAAACACCATTTTCATCGGTATCGTCCCAATTTTTCATAAATATTCCGATGACATCATAGCCTTGTTCTTTTAACAAGTGTGCCGTCACTGAACTATCTACACCACCAGACATACCTACAACTACACGTATATCTTTATTTGACAACTAATTTTCCTCCTTAAACTTATGATAAATTTTATGAATTTCCGTAGTTATATATTTAATCTCTTGTTCTGTCATTTGTTCATTAAAACTAAATCTAACGGAATGATTTGCTCTATCTTCATCTCCATACATGGCAACGAGTACATGGGAAGCAGTTGTAGTACCAGCCGTACATGCTGACCCTGAAGAGACATAAATATTCGATAAATCTAATAACGTCAACATCGTTTCAACATCGATAAATGGGAAATAGAGATTTACTACATGACCTGTAGAATCAGTCATTGAACCATTGTATTCGAATGGAACTGAACGTTCTTGTAATGATACAAGAAATAAATTCTTTAAGTTCATTAAATGAACATTGTTTGCATCTCGATGTTCATTCGCTAGTTTCAATGCTTCTGCAAAACCAACAATTTGAGGCACATTTTCTGTACCTGCTCTTCTTTTCTTCTCTTGTTCTCCACCTAATTGCGGAAAGTTTATTGTAGTCCCATCTTTAACTATAAACGCCCCAATTCCTTTTGGGCCTCCAAACTTGTGTGCAGTTATACTCATAGTATCAATATCGAAGTCATGAAAGTCTATCTCTAAATGGCCAACAGCTTGAACTGCGTCTACATGGAATAACGCGTTAGATTTAGAAACGATAGCATCGATGTCATACATTGGTTGAACGGTACCTACTTCGTTATTAACAAACATAATAGAAACTAATATTGTTTCCTCAGTCATCGCTGCTTCTAATTGATCTAATTTAATAAGTCCTTCATTGTCTACATCTAAATAAGTAACGTCAAAGCCTTCTCTTTCTAGTTGCTCAAATACATGAAGTACAGAATGATGCTCTACCTTAGAGGTAATGAGATGATTGCCTCGATGTTTATTTGCGTATGCAATACCTTTAATAGCGGTATTATTTGATTCTGTCGCACCACTTGTAAAGATAACTTCACTTGTCTTCGCGCCTAATCCTTTAGCAATTTGACGACGTGCATCATCTAAATATTTACGTGCATTTCTGCCAACACTATGAATTGAAGAGGGGTTACCAAAGTGTTGTTGATACACTGCAGTCATCTTATCTATAACTTCCTCTTTAACTGGCGTGGTTGCAGCATAATCCGCATAAACTTCCATGTTTGACACTCCTTACAATTTTATCAATGTTCCAATGATAGCACCATCTAATTAAATTTTCTAGTCGTCTGTTTGAAAATGTCCATCTTCATCAATAGAGTTATAATCCTCCAATAATTTTAATGTATCATCGACATTTGATTCTTCTTGTGGCGTTAATGATACATTGACTAATTTATTATTTTCAATTGACCAATGTGTAGCTTCAAACTGGGATTTTAAATAATCATCATGTGTAACGATTAATACTTGGCCTGTAAAGCTGTCTAACATTTTTAAAATTAAATCTTGTGTAGCAATATCGAAATAGTTGGTCGGTTCATCTAATATGAGTAAATGTGGATTAGAAAAATATAAGAGAACAAATTGTAATCGACTTTTTTCGCCCATGGATAGATTTGAAATTGGTTGAGTGATTTTGCGTTGATCAAATCCAAATGAAGCAAGTATCGTTTGCGCTTGGCTCCGTGCCATACCATCCATATCTAATAACATCGATAGCGGTGTACTTTGATAATCCAAATTAGCATTTTTTTGGTCGAAATACGCGATTTTTAATGAAGGAGTAACATATACATCGCCTTCATCAGGAGCAAATTGTTGACTTATTAACGCAATCAATAATGATTTACCACTACCATTCGGACCAGTCAGTAATATATTTTCATTATGTTTTATTTCAAAATTCATCTCATTAAAAATAATTTGATTATTTATTGTTACTGACACATCTTTCATAGTTACTAAGAATTTCTTATTTACACTATGCTGATTAACAAAATGAAAATGCCTATTATCTTCATTCGGTTTTTGAGTATTGAGTTTATCAATCTTTTGGTTGAGTTGAGATTCTTTAACTTTTGCTTTTTGAGCGAGTTTACTTAAAC comes from the Staphylococcus hsinchuensis genome and includes:
- the mnmA gene encoding tRNA 2-thiouridine(34) synthase MnmA is translated as MSNKDIRVVVGMSGGVDSSVTAHLLKEQGYDVIGIFMKNWDDTDENGVCTATEDYNDVIEVCNQIGIPYYAVNFEQEYWDKVFTYFLDEYKKGRTPNPDVMCNKEIKFKAFLEHALKLGADYVATGHYARVRRHEDGHVEMLRGVDNNKDQTYFLNQLSQSQLKHVMFPIGDIDKKEVRKIAEEQDLATAKKKDSTGICFIGERNFKEFLSNYLPAQSGDMRTLAGEKVGTHAGLMYYTIGQRHGLGIGGDGDPWFVVGKNLNDNVLYVEQGFHNEALYSDYLIASDISFVNPVDLENGFNCTAKFRYRQKDTKVFVSKESDNSVRVTFDEPVRAITPGQAVVFYDGDVCLGGATIDDVYKQSGQLSYVV
- a CDS encoding cysteine desulfurase family protein, whose translation is MEVYADYAATTPVKEEVIDKMTAVYQQHFGNPSSIHSVGRNARKYLDDARRQIAKGLGAKTSEVIFTSGATESNNTAIKGIAYANKHRGNHLITSKVEHHSVLHVFEQLEREGFDVTYLDVDNEGLIKLDQLEAAMTEETILVSIMFVNNEVGTVQPMYDIDAIVSKSNALFHVDAVQAVGHLEIDFHDFDIDTMSITAHKFGGPKGIGAFIVKDGTTINFPQLGGEQEKKRRAGTENVPQIVGFAEALKLANEHRDANNVHLMNLKNLFLVSLQERSVPFEYNGSMTDSTGHVVNLYFPFIDVETMLTLLDLSNIYVSSGSACTAGTTTASHVLVAMYGDEDRANHSVRFSFNEQMTEQEIKYITTEIHKIYHKFKEEN
- the sal gene encoding Sal family ABC-F type ribosomal protection protein produces the protein MSFYFEEKPFEKYGKELIKHVNIKVEPGEHIAVIGENGIGKTTLLRSIFNKYEETAYLMEQDLSQFQEFTALDYIMSWYPKLFELKRKITTDYEYISDYIEHNGYEIEERIIRVAKQFALSEEDLDKTLSVLSGGQQTKVALVRAMISQRSLILLDEPTNHLDHEMIDEVVKYINRSNSSLLFVSHHRGFIDLTASHIIEVSPDSTRKFVGNYSQYQSIIDVERQTEARAYEKKQKEIKALESTIQRVQDWHHSAKQSASVRNPLEQKRLSKLAQKAKVKESQLNQKIDKLNTQKPNEDNRHFHFVNQHSVNKKFLVTMKDVSVTINNQIIFNEMNFEIKHNENILLTGPNGSGKSLLIALISQQFAPDEGDVYVTPSLKIAYFDQKNANLDYQSTPLSMLLDMDGMARSQAQTILASFGFDQRKITQPISNLSMGEKSRLQFVLLYFSNPHLLILDEPTNYFDIATQDLILKMLDSFTGQVLIVTHDDYLKSQFEATHWSIENNKLVNVSLTPQEESNVDDTLKLLEDYNSIDEDGHFQTDD